A window of Candidatus Woesearchaeota archaeon contains these coding sequences:
- a CDS encoding 4-vinyl reductase: MAINLNLITKLIGLNALTFSDGEFRIWNVGMMFFPYKVTAFIQHFFEEKFGKKASDALYYIGKLQGYNGTMLFMRKYGIKSVSGMYELFGQQTAMIGVGTVKFSADEKKKEVIIESVANPYMQNYMLSYGKSGEFSDHYLRGLVTGATEAALGEELVGIETKCISKGDSHCVFEIKGKEKWNLKDPSIKSQFPNDDVNYKGLLKKLQINTLAKSSMNYGAIASNFFKTKKVRFDESGKFYLLNVDGMSMPMDTCVIFIETFKELFGKESEKILYEAGELFAKEILKEKPNSAGELNKIFSEWQSFGFGHLELMRADEKGNLSQVKLSQHNFALHYSKIFGLQKNPKDCFMTGLVNGILEAFYGRNLSTLETQCVMQGKSQFCYFETRPEK; encoded by the coding sequence ATGGCAATAAATCTTAATTTAATAACAAAATTAATCGGCTTGAATGCCCTCACATTTTCTGACGGGGAATTCAGGATATGGAATGTAGGGATGATGTTTTTCCCTTACAAGGTTACTGCATTTATACAGCATTTTTTTGAGGAGAAATTCGGGAAAAAGGCAAGCGACGCCCTTTACTACATAGGAAAGCTTCAGGGATACAATGGAACAATGCTATTTATGAGGAAATATGGGATTAAGAGCGTTTCAGGAATGTATGAGCTTTTCGGGCAGCAGACCGCAATGATAGGAGTTGGAACAGTAAAGTTTTCAGCAGATGAAAAGAAAAAGGAAGTCATCATAGAATCTGTAGCAAACCCATACATGCAGAATTACATGCTCTCTTACGGAAAAAGCGGAGAGTTCTCAGACCACTATCTCAGAGGGCTTGTGACAGGCGCAACAGAAGCAGCTTTAGGGGAAGAACTTGTTGGAATTGAGACAAAATGCATCTCAAAAGGGGATTCTCACTGCGTATTTGAGATAAAGGGAAAGGAAAAATGGAACCTCAAGGACCCTTCCATTAAATCGCAGTTCCCAAATGACGATGTAAATTACAAAGGGCTACTTAAGAAGCTCCAGATTAACACTCTCGCAAAGTCAAGCATGAATTACGGGGCGATTGCCTCAAACTTTTTCAAAACAAAGAAAGTGAGATTTGATGAAAGCGGCAAATTCTACCTGCTGAATGTTGATGGGATGAGCATGCCAATGGACACCTGCGTCATTTTCATAGAAACATTCAAAGAGCTTTTTGGAAAGGAATCTGAAAAAATACTTTATGAGGCAGGAGAACTGTTTGCAAAGGAAATACTGAAAGAAAAGCCAAATTCAGCAGGCGAGCTTAACAAAATTTTTTCAGAATGGCAGTCTTTCGGGTTTGGGCATCTCGAATTGATGAGAGCAGATGAGAAAGGCAACTTATCGCAGGTAAAGCTTTCCCAGCACAATTTTGCTCTTCATTACTCCAAGATATTCGGATTGCAGAAGAACCCAAAGGACTGCTTTATGACTGGGCTTGTAAACGGAATCCTTGAGGCTTTCTATGGAAGAAATCTTTCTACTTTAGAGACTCAGTGTGTAATGCAGGGCAAATCCCAGTTCTGCTACTTTGAAACAAGGCCAGAAAAATAA
- the hisS gene encoding histidine--tRNA ligase produces MKIEKVRGTRDFYPEEKRIQNFIFGVWKEVAERYGYEEVDGPLIEPIELWQEKSGEEIGRQMYTLTDQSERKLAVRPEMTPTVARMVSQKQKELPKPIKWYSIQRFWRYEKPQSGRLREFWQINLDVLGTEEISADSEVAATAVEIMLKFGLSEKDFYVRINNRKLMKSLLSSIGIPDEKIKMLCRLIDKRDKMPEKEFSAMLSESGLSTKQLSLLMKILDSPDYFEKIDEKSLDSEGKQGMSELKQMLSYLSAFGFLKYCRVDLSLMRGLDYYTANVFEVFDCEKEFRAIAGGGRYDNLVSLFGGEKCPGVGYAMGDVVLGLFLEKKNMIPKLSKNLDFFVASTSESLNPKAVEIAQILRKKYSCETDLMGRNFSKQMKYADSIGAKNLIVIGEDEIKSGKLRIKNMETGKETAVSISEIGKI; encoded by the coding sequence ATGAAAATCGAGAAAGTAAGGGGCACAAGGGATTTTTACCCTGAGGAAAAGCGAATCCAGAACTTCATTTTCGGAGTATGGAAGGAAGTTGCTGAGAGGTACGGCTACGAGGAAGTAGACGGCCCTCTGATTGAGCCGATTGAGCTCTGGCAGGAGAAGTCAGGCGAAGAGATAGGCAGGCAGATGTACACTCTTACTGACCAGTCAGAAAGAAAGCTTGCAGTAAGGCCTGAGATGACACCAACTGTTGCAAGGATGGTTTCGCAGAAGCAAAAAGAGCTTCCAAAGCCGATAAAATGGTATTCAATCCAGAGGTTCTGGCGCTATGAAAAGCCCCAGTCAGGAAGGTTGAGGGAGTTCTGGCAGATTAACCTGGATGTGCTTGGAACAGAAGAGATATCAGCTGATTCAGAGGTTGCTGCAACAGCAGTTGAAATCATGCTGAAGTTCGGGCTCTCTGAAAAAGACTTCTATGTAAGGATAAACAACAGGAAACTCATGAAATCCCTGCTCTCTTCTATTGGAATTCCAGATGAAAAAATCAAGATGTTATGCAGGCTTATTGACAAGAGAGACAAGATGCCGGAGAAAGAGTTTTCAGCAATGCTCTCTGAATCAGGGCTCTCAACTAAACAGCTTTCTCTGCTCATGAAAATCCTTGATTCTCCAGATTATTTTGAGAAGATTGATGAGAAATCTCTTGATTCTGAAGGGAAGCAGGGCATGTCTGAATTAAAGCAGATGCTCTCATACCTTTCAGCATTCGGATTCCTGAAATACTGCAGGGTTGACTTGAGCCTTATGAGAGGGCTTGACTACTACACTGCAAATGTCTTTGAGGTGTTTGACTGCGAAAAGGAGTTCAGGGCAATTGCAGGCGGCGGGCGCTATGACAACCTTGTCTCGCTCTTTGGCGGCGAAAAGTGCCCAGGCGTTGGGTATGCAATGGGAGATGTAGTTCTTGGACTGTTCCTTGAGAAGAAGAACATGATTCCAAAACTTTCTAAGAATCTGGATTTCTTTGTTGCCTCAACATCAGAATCGCTTAATCCAAAGGCAGTTGAGATTGCGCAGATTCTGAGGAAAAAGTATTCCTGCGAGACAGACCTCATGGGAAGGAACTTTTCCAAGCAGATGAAATACGCTGATTCAATAGGGGCAAAAAACCTGATTGTGATAGGCGAAGACGAAATAAAAAGCGGGAAACTAAGGATAAAGAACATGGAAACAGGGAAAGAGACAGCAGTTTCAATCTCTGAAATAGGAAAGATATGA
- a CDS encoding AAA family ATPase, with protein sequence MKCKTGIKGFDELVEGGLVEGSSVLFTGNPGTGKTIFALEFLYNGATKFNEKGLYVSFEERAEEIKAQAKQFGWDFGKLERAKKIQILAIPVSDITAETAGEIIKLCRKDGIKRLVIDSISTLAINAPIYATHQELTVKDVLKEDVFFSPPIIGEMIVKRFIYTFIDNLKDLQSTTKLLVSEATESGAFPENALAEFLTDGLIHITFEGLGGSYSRSLIVRKMRQTRNDEDIHPVEIAKSGIIIHSLEEK encoded by the coding sequence ATGAAGTGCAAAACAGGAATAAAGGGATTTGATGAACTTGTCGAAGGCGGACTAGTGGAAGGCTCGTCAGTTCTGTTCACAGGAAATCCCGGAACAGGAAAGACAATCTTCGCATTGGAATTCCTATATAACGGAGCAACCAAGTTTAATGAGAAAGGGCTCTATGTATCGTTTGAGGAAAGGGCAGAAGAAATCAAGGCACAGGCAAAGCAGTTTGGATGGGACTTTGGGAAGCTTGAGAGGGCAAAAAAGATTCAAATCTTAGCAATTCCGGTTTCAGACATAACTGCTGAGACAGCAGGAGAAATCATAAAGCTCTGCCGAAAAGATGGAATAAAAAGGCTTGTGATTGACTCAATCTCAACTCTTGCGATAAACGCGCCGATATACGCAACCCACCAGGAGCTCACTGTAAAGGATGTGCTGAAAGAGGATGTGTTCTTCTCGCCGCCGATAATTGGGGAAATGATTGTGAAGAGGTTCATCTACACTTTCATAGACAACCTGAAGGATTTGCAGAGCACAACTAAACTGCTTGTATCTGAGGCAACTGAATCAGGGGCTTTCCCTGAGAACGCTCTCGCAGAGTTCCTTACAGACGGCCTTATCCACATAACATTTGAAGGGCTGGGCGGTTCATACTCAAGGAGCCTTATCGTAAGAAAAATGAGGCAGACAAGAAACGATGAGGACATCCACCCAGTTGAAATTGCAAAGAGCGGGATAATAATACACAGCCTGGAAGAGAAATAA